A genomic window from Corynebacterium fournieri includes:
- a CDS encoding NAD-dependent epimerase/dehydratase family protein, with protein sequence MKIAVLGGDGFCGWPASLHLSDLGHDVTIVDNLSRRHIDAELDAESLTPIASIDERLAAWHEVSGKEIGFAHIDVAQDYDALLAFLKDFQPDTVIHFAEQRAAPYSMKSSRHKRYTVDNNVNATHNLLAAIVESGQDIHVVHLGTMGVYGYGTAGMKIPEGYLDVQVDAGDNGIVEQQILYPTNPGSVYHMTKVLDQHLFAYYAKNDELRITDLHQGIIWGTHTPQTLRDERLINRFDYDGDYGTVLNRFLMQAAIGYPLTVHGTGGQTRAFIHIRDMARCIQLAVENPPARGERVKIFNQMTETHRVRDLAELVAKIADAEVQMVPNPRKESAENELHVVNDAFLDLGLEPTKLEEGLLVEVEEVAKKYAERADRSKIPARSLWTAAQSAGVPQGEK encoded by the coding sequence GTGAAAATTGCGGTTCTCGGCGGCGACGGCTTTTGCGGCTGGCCTGCATCCCTGCACCTTTCGGACTTGGGCCACGACGTCACCATCGTGGATAACCTGTCGCGGCGCCACATCGACGCGGAGCTCGACGCGGAGTCCCTGACGCCGATTGCGTCCATCGACGAGCGCCTCGCGGCATGGCACGAGGTCTCCGGCAAGGAGATTGGTTTTGCGCACATCGACGTGGCCCAGGACTACGACGCCCTCCTGGCGTTCCTCAAGGACTTCCAGCCGGACACGGTGATCCACTTTGCGGAGCAGCGCGCCGCGCCGTACTCGATGAAGTCGTCGCGCCACAAGCGCTACACGGTCGACAACAACGTCAACGCCACCCACAACCTGCTCGCCGCGATTGTGGAGTCCGGCCAGGACATCCATGTCGTGCACCTGGGCACGATGGGCGTGTACGGCTACGGCACCGCCGGCATGAAGATCCCGGAGGGCTACCTGGATGTGCAGGTCGACGCGGGCGACAACGGCATCGTCGAGCAGCAGATCCTCTACCCCACCAACCCGGGGTCGGTCTACCACATGACGAAGGTGCTGGACCAGCACTTGTTCGCGTACTACGCCAAGAACGACGAGCTGCGCATCACGGATCTGCACCAGGGCATCATCTGGGGCACCCACACCCCGCAGACGCTTCGCGACGAGCGGTTGATTAACCGCTTCGACTACGACGGCGACTACGGCACGGTACTCAACCGCTTCCTCATGCAGGCCGCGATCGGCTACCCGCTGACCGTGCACGGCACCGGCGGGCAGACCCGCGCGTTCATCCACATCCGCGACATGGCCCGCTGCATCCAGCTGGCGGTGGAGAACCCGCCGGCGCGCGGCGAGCGCGTGAAGATTTTTAACCAGATGACGGAAACGCACCGCGTGCGGGATTTGGCGGAGCTCGTCGCAAAGATCGCGGACGCGGAGGTGCAGATGGTGCCCAACCCGCGCAAGGAGTCCGCGGAAAACGAACTGCACGTAGTCAACGACGCCTTTCTGGATTTGGGCCTCGAGCCGACGAAGCTAGAGGAGGGCCTGCTCGTCGAGGTCGAGGAGGTGGCGAAGAAGTACGCCGAGCGCGCCGACCGCTCGAAAATCCCGGCGCGCTCCCTGTGGACCGCCGCGCAGTCCGCTGGTGTGCCCCAGGGCGAGAAGTAA
- a CDS encoding Rib/alpha-like domain-containing protein, translating into MSRMPGRNRTPVMRMTAAATVLALAGGAAAVPLGPVGGVAQAQVAPIPQDGVRFGQIRDDRGDWRAEIFFDKTMVVSTVAHDFVPQESNTPFGQLAQEAELGDPVFDIIPASSTFTLEHYELAGRTPVLKDTYDVVVRTSTSTTPSGLNAIRLEYELPDVTVNQNDRLALVAPGKGTEYPKPLRGGSSRFSMPYINTVYRGHVRVHNPDSDPVGTPRVVVTKDGNVTEPELAEDYSFLIELGATSGTYTVEVVPPEGFATPPAKTVDITSGAADRDFDVYPITVSGTLVDDSGTPVTGASVTVAGRPATSGADGTFTVNKVPVGTHDVVVGATAATLGTKQSGVSVRDRKDNQAGTITVPAKPQVGTVAGQVRDPSGNGVAGVKVRAGGKTGTTGADGRYSVADVPTGQTTVEVLAAPTAYVLPSPEQANVSAGKVSAVNFKMELKPTPKTTTPRTSTSTPKPTPKTTTPRTSTSTPKPTPTTTTPRTSTSTPKPTPKTTTPRTSTTTPKPTPKTTTTTAPRVGDVSGSVVDATGQPVPGATVTAHDTNGKAFTVAVDADGQFELTDLPPGQYVVSIGVPRGLLAPEPVEVNVKAGKTVSLPTFVVHPEKAQFAWGRVQVAPGETKVTVPTRSGNTTTEPNFRTSTVTQARTDGTTAEIPAEESWISVERDGTVVARPPRDAAPGEYRVEVADAAGDAHVITVEVTEPAPMSSLYAVRFPVIPVPAGTSRQAGRPRATVKEGPFTYADRRLPEGTRFAVDPKHRGWVRVDATGRLTFSPPLGTAPGPRKVAVDMTFPDGSSRTYNAEVEIGDPLLASTTALGFEDGLSVRPGKAVTVMRTGATALPEGTTFEVDRTEPLGGWVAVVDERNGNLRVYAPQQGEAVEVPVVAYFSDGSSTRLTAGVRLSTSSALSAAHNPSYPGVKAEPGSTATVPLSGTVPEGTAFDVVDGGGLREVGVDRHSGTLAVELPADAQLDSPYTVTVRVRYGDGSTEEITAKITAVSEAVRFSPRVSGSLAEIGDSVVVRTGLPSGAKLVGFNHDGWNVDYNSDTGELTVAPSTDVPHGSVIKVPLEVRFSDGSTTVVEYPVTATGKGAPAKTGGSSENGGWIAVVLGALAALAGLGFAVYLNQDAINALLKQYGF; encoded by the coding sequence ATGTCCCGTATGCCCGGAAGGAACCGCACGCCCGTCATGCGGATGACGGCGGCGGCCACGGTATTGGCCCTGGCGGGCGGTGCTGCGGCCGTGCCACTCGGACCCGTTGGCGGGGTCGCGCAGGCGCAGGTCGCGCCCATTCCGCAGGATGGCGTGCGCTTTGGCCAGATCCGCGACGACCGCGGAGACTGGCGTGCGGAAATCTTCTTCGACAAAACTATGGTGGTCAGCACCGTCGCCCACGATTTCGTGCCGCAGGAATCCAACACGCCCTTCGGCCAGCTCGCGCAAGAGGCGGAACTCGGCGACCCGGTCTTCGACATCATCCCGGCGTCGTCGACGTTTACTCTCGAGCACTACGAACTTGCAGGCAGAACACCGGTGTTGAAGGACACTTACGACGTCGTGGTGCGCACCAGCACCTCCACCACCCCGTCCGGCCTCAACGCGATCCGCCTCGAGTACGAGCTGCCCGACGTCACCGTCAACCAGAACGACCGACTCGCCTTGGTTGCTCCAGGCAAGGGCACTGAATACCCCAAACCCCTGCGAGGCGGAAGCTCCCGCTTTTCCATGCCGTACATCAACACCGTCTACCGCGGCCACGTGCGCGTGCACAATCCGGACTCCGACCCGGTGGGCACCCCGCGAGTCGTTGTGACGAAAGACGGCAACGTCACCGAACCGGAGCTCGCAGAGGATTACTCGTTCCTGATCGAGCTCGGCGCCACCTCAGGCACCTACACCGTCGAGGTAGTGCCGCCGGAGGGCTTTGCCACGCCGCCAGCGAAGACGGTCGACATCACCTCGGGCGCTGCGGATCGCGACTTCGACGTCTATCCGATCACCGTGAGCGGCACGCTTGTCGACGACTCCGGTACCCCCGTAACGGGCGCGAGCGTCACCGTGGCCGGCCGCCCCGCCACCTCGGGCGCGGACGGCACATTCACCGTCAACAAAGTTCCGGTCGGCACCCACGACGTAGTTGTCGGGGCAACAGCGGCGACCCTTGGCACCAAGCAGTCAGGCGTGAGCGTGCGCGACCGAAAGGACAATCAGGCAGGCACTATTACCGTGCCTGCCAAACCCCAGGTGGGTACCGTCGCTGGCCAAGTGAGGGACCCCTCCGGCAACGGTGTGGCCGGTGTGAAGGTCAGAGCTGGTGGAAAGACCGGCACAACCGGTGCGGACGGGAGATATTCAGTCGCCGACGTGCCGACGGGCCAGACCACCGTCGAAGTGCTCGCGGCACCCACCGCCTACGTCCTCCCGTCACCTGAGCAAGCGAATGTTTCGGCCGGCAAGGTCAGCGCCGTGAACTTCAAGATGGAACTAAAGCCGACGCCGAAAACAACGACACCAAGAACTTCCACGTCCACACCGAAGCCGACGCCGAAAACAACGACGCCAAGAACTTCCACGTCCACACCGAAGCCGACGCCGACGACAACGACGCCAAGAACTTCCACGTCCACACCGAAGCCGACGCCGAAAACAACGACGCCAAGAACTTCCACGACCACACCGAAGCCGACGCCGAAAACAACCACCACGACGGCGCCGCGCGTCGGAGACGTGTCCGGCTCCGTGGTAGACGCGACCGGCCAGCCGGTGCCGGGCGCCACGGTGACAGCTCACGACACCAACGGCAAGGCGTTCACCGTCGCTGTCGACGCGGACGGGCAGTTCGAGCTAACCGACCTGCCCCCGGGGCAGTACGTGGTCAGCATCGGTGTGCCTCGAGGCCTCCTCGCCCCGGAACCGGTAGAGGTGAACGTGAAAGCTGGCAAGACGGTCAGCCTTCCCACGTTCGTCGTGCACCCTGAAAAGGCCCAGTTCGCTTGGGGCCGGGTGCAGGTCGCGCCGGGCGAGACCAAGGTGACGGTCCCGACCCGCTCCGGCAACACCACCACAGAGCCAAACTTCCGCACCTCCACCGTCACGCAGGCGCGCACTGACGGCACCACTGCGGAGATCCCGGCGGAGGAAAGCTGGATTTCGGTGGAGAGGGACGGAACGGTCGTCGCTAGGCCTCCGCGCGATGCCGCGCCGGGGGAGTACCGCGTCGAGGTTGCTGATGCCGCGGGAGATGCGCACGTGATCACCGTGGAGGTCACCGAACCTGCGCCCATGAGCAGTCTGTACGCGGTGCGCTTCCCGGTCATCCCGGTGCCCGCGGGTACGTCGCGTCAGGCTGGCCGTCCCCGCGCCACCGTTAAGGAAGGCCCCTTCACCTACGCCGATCGCCGCTTGCCGGAGGGCACGCGCTTCGCCGTCGACCCGAAGCACCGCGGCTGGGTGCGCGTTGACGCTACCGGCCGGTTGACCTTCAGTCCTCCGCTGGGCACTGCCCCCGGGCCCCGGAAGGTTGCGGTGGATATGACCTTCCCGGACGGCTCCTCGCGCACGTACAACGCCGAGGTGGAGATCGGCGATCCGTTGCTGGCGAGCACCACTGCACTCGGATTCGAGGACGGTTTGTCGGTGCGCCCCGGCAAGGCAGTGACCGTGATGCGCACCGGCGCGACGGCGCTGCCGGAAGGCACCACCTTCGAAGTCGACCGCACCGAGCCGCTGGGCGGCTGGGTGGCAGTGGTGGACGAGCGCAACGGCAACCTGCGCGTCTACGCTCCGCAGCAAGGTGAGGCGGTGGAGGTGCCGGTGGTCGCCTACTTTTCCGACGGGTCATCCACCCGGTTGACCGCGGGCGTGCGCTTGTCCACGAGCTCCGCTCTCTCCGCGGCCCACAACCCCTCCTACCCGGGTGTGAAAGCCGAGCCGGGCAGCACCGCGACGGTGCCGCTGTCTGGAACGGTGCCTGAAGGAACCGCGTTTGATGTCGTCGATGGTGGGGGTCTGCGTGAGGTGGGCGTCGACAGGCACAGTGGCACCTTGGCAGTCGAGCTGCCCGCCGACGCTCAGCTGGATTCGCCCTACACCGTCACCGTGCGCGTGCGCTACGGCGACGGCAGCACCGAGGAGATCACCGCGAAGATCACCGCCGTGTCCGAGGCTGTGCGCTTCAGCCCGCGTGTAAGCGGGTCGCTCGCGGAAATCGGCGACAGCGTCGTGGTGCGCACTGGGCTGCCGTCCGGCGCAAAGCTGGTCGGTTTCAACCATGACGGCTGGAACGTGGATTACAACTCCGACACCGGAGAACTGACCGTGGCACCGAGCACCGACGTGCCCCATGGCAGCGTGATCAAGGTGCCCCTGGAAGTGCGATTCTCAGACGGATCCACGACAGTTGTGGAGTACCCGGTCACCGCCACGGGCAAGGGTGCGCCGGCGAAAACTGGCGGCTCGAGCGAAAACGGCGGCTGGATCGCAGTCGTGCTCGGGGCGCTGGCTGCGCTTGCGGGCCTCGGGTTCGCGGTATATCTCAATCAAGACGCCATCAATGCGCTGCTGAAGCAGTACGGATTCTAA
- a CDS encoding DUF2200 family protein codes for MKMRNGEGTTMGDMVAGMDEQAKLERVYAYPFGDIYNNYLAKVQRKGHSRDDLDDVLGWFTGLGPTELAAAADSDKTLREFFDGIDLNPNADLITGKVCGVRVEEVEDELMRKIRQMDLIVDEFARGKKISSIKRG; via the coding sequence ATGAAAATGCGCAACGGCGAGGGAACCACGATGGGGGATATGGTTGCGGGCATGGATGAACAGGCGAAGTTGGAGCGGGTCTACGCGTACCCGTTCGGCGACATTTACAACAACTACCTGGCAAAAGTGCAGCGCAAGGGACACAGTCGCGACGACCTGGACGACGTCCTTGGCTGGTTTACCGGGCTGGGCCCAACCGAGCTGGCCGCGGCTGCGGATTCGGACAAGACGCTGCGGGAGTTCTTCGACGGGATAGATCTCAACCCGAACGCGGATTTGATCACCGGCAAAGTGTGCGGCGTCCGAGTTGAGGAGGTCGAGGACGAGCTGATGCGCAAGATCCGCCAGATGGACCTCATCGTCGACGAGTTTGCCCGCGGCAAGAAGATCTCCAGCATCAAGCGCGGGTAA
- a CDS encoding TetR/AcrR family transcriptional regulator: MSLREEKKAATRRAISEAAAGLVLEGGIGALTVARVSELAGVSPRTFHNYFADIDEALLEFLRAVFLEIAEQLAALPAELSAAEAMERAITESLNEDGFDLYSAATLVLLGEQAKTAARIPPAEEKVRELTDPLVSSMRGRVPGATRFDAQVLLNAYGIAGGTAIKEYLALPEPRDASDGRALVRRAFEVLRDVR, encoded by the coding sequence ATGAGTCTTCGCGAAGAGAAAAAGGCGGCCACTCGCCGCGCGATCTCGGAAGCTGCAGCGGGGCTTGTACTCGAAGGCGGCATCGGGGCTTTGACTGTCGCGCGGGTCTCCGAGCTCGCGGGAGTGTCGCCTCGCACGTTCCACAACTACTTCGCCGACATTGATGAAGCTCTGCTCGAGTTTCTCAGGGCAGTCTTCCTCGAGATTGCGGAGCAGCTTGCTGCACTGCCGGCCGAGCTGTCCGCCGCGGAAGCGATGGAACGCGCCATCACTGAGTCACTGAACGAAGACGGCTTCGACCTCTACTCCGCCGCCACGCTGGTGTTGCTTGGCGAGCAGGCCAAAACCGCAGCCAGGATTCCTCCTGCTGAGGAAAAGGTGCGCGAGCTGACGGATCCGCTTGTGAGCAGTATGCGCGGACGAGTGCCAGGTGCCACGCGCTTCGATGCCCAAGTGCTGCTCAACGCCTACGGCATCGCAGGCGGCACTGCCATCAAGGAGTACCTGGCGCTCCCTGAGCCCCGGGACGCCTCCGACGGCCGCGCGCTCGTGCGCCGTGCCTTCGAGGTGCTTCGCGACGTGCGCTAG